In Musa acuminata AAA Group cultivar baxijiao chromosome BXJ2-8, Cavendish_Baxijiao_AAA, whole genome shotgun sequence, one genomic interval encodes:
- the LOC103994809 gene encoding large ribosomal subunit protein eL34: MVHRLTYRKRHSYATKSNQTRVVKTPGGRLVYQYTNKRASGPKCPVTGKRIQGIPHLRPAQYKRSRLSRNQRTVNRAYGGVLSGSAVRERIIRAFLVEEQKIVKKVLKIQKAKEKQATKS, from the exons ATGGTGCACCGCTTAACGTATCGGAAGAGGCATAGCTATGCCACCAAGTCGAACCAGACTAGGGTTGTCAAAACCCCAG GTGGGAGGCTTGTCTATCAGTACACAAACAAGAGGGCGAGTGGGCCAAAATGCCCTGTGACTGGCAAGAGGATTCAAGGA ATACCTCATCTAAGACCTGCTCAGTACAAGAGGTCTAGATTGTCTAGAAACCAGAGGACTGTGAACCGTGCATATGGTGGAGTCCTATCTGGAAGTGCTGTTAGAGAAAG GATTATCAGAGCATTTTTGGTTGAAGAGCAGAAGATTGTCAAGAAAGTTCTGAAGATCCAAAAGGCTAAAGAAAAACAAGCCACAAAAAGCTAG